Genomic segment of Myxococcus stipitatus:
GCTCGAACTTCCCGGCGGCGAGGTTGTAGAGCGCCGCGCGGTCCGTCACCAGCGGGGCGAACCGGGCCAGCTTCGGCGCCGCGTCCACCATGGCCAGGGCCTGGTCCGCCGCCTTCGCCGCCTCCTCCTCACGTCCGACATGCAGGAGCGCTCGCGCCCGCGCCAGCGAGACGGCGAGCCCCGCCCAGTTGTCCACGTAGGGCAGCTTGTCCCGCTGCTCCAGATAGCCGAGGGCGATGTGGAAGTTGCCCACCTGGGTGTGCAGCATCCCCAGCGCGCCGAGAATCATCGCCTTGTAGCGGACATTGTTCCGCATCAGGTCCAGCGCGACCATGTAGTGCCGGTTGGCGCGCTCCGCGGAGGCGGGCGTCCGGCTCCGGAGGAAGTCCTCGTGATGGATGGCGCCCAGGAGCGCCTGCACCGCGCGCTGGTTCTTGAGCTCCGGCCACGCCGAGCGCAGCTCCTTCACCGCCGCCTTCACCGCCAGGGCATGCGCCTGGTCATCCTCCAGCTTGGGGAGCTGGCGCGCCATGACGTAGGCCTTCACGAAGTGCGCGAGCGGCCTGGCCATGTTCGCGGACGTGGTGGTGACCTCCTTCTCCACCACCTCGGGGGCGACGCCCGCGCGCAGGCGCAGGTTCACCGACTCGACGGCGCTCTCCAGCGAGCCCGTCCGCTGCGTCACGAGGTCGAAGTCCGCGCGGGCTTCGTCCTTCTTCTGCCGCGCCAGCCTGCGATAGGCGCGCCCCATCATCGCGCGGCGGAACAGCCGCTCGGCCCGGCGTCGCTCCTCGGTGGCGGCGGGGGCATCATCGACGTAGAGCGTGGCCAGCGCCTCCAGCACTCCATCCGCGCCCAGCCCCGAGGCACGCTCGACGGCGTCCTGCACCAACGCTCGCCGGCGCAGCGGGTCCTGCTGCTGGCGATAGAACGCCACCAGCGCCTCGCGGACCTGACGGGGCGGGCGCTCCTCGTGTATCGCATTGACGTGCCGCCCCAGCTCCAGGGCGAATGCGAAGGCGGAGCCCTCGGGCGCGGTGCTCCGGGCCTGCGCCATCGCGGCATCCGCCTCCGCGTAGGGCCGCCCCCGGTAGAGCGCGGCGACAGCGGCGCGCGCGAAGTCGAGCTGGTCGTCCGCCGGGAAGGTCTTGTGCTGGGAGAACCGGCGCCCCAGGTCGACCAGGGCCTCGCGGTCATCGAGCTTGCGGTACAGCGAGTCCGCCTGGTCGTAATAGGCCTCCAGCACCCCGCGAGGCGTGTTGTCGGCGAGCTGTGCCGACTCCAGCTCCCGCCGTGCCCGCGTGAAGTCGCCCGCGGACTCCGCCATCTCGCTGCGGACCACGTGCAGGAGGACCGCCGTGGGTGGACTGGCCGGGACGGGCGGAGACTGCGCTTCCAGCCGTTCGCGCTCGGCCTCGCTCAGCTCGTCCACCATGCGACCACGCTCGCGCTCCTTCATCGCCCGCCGGTGGTCGATGAGGATGCGCAGCGGCTCTTCCAGTCCCTCGGTGGCGGGGTCGCTCACCCGACCCATCTGGTCGGCGTAGAACCTCGCCGCGTTGAAGTCCTCGAAGGCCAGGTGCAGCCGGCTCAGGCGCATCATCAACAACCGGCGCAGCCGGGGACGCGTCTCCAGCAACATGCGATGGCGGTAGAGCAGGAGCAGGTCCGCGCGCCGCCCGGCCATCTTCAGCTCGTCGCTGATGCGCCGCGCCTCCCACGTGCTGGGGACCTGTCCATCCAGCGGCAGCTGATACACATCCAACGACTGTGAGCGCGAGCACGTCGCGATGAGGGCCGAGGACGCGGGCGACGGGTACTGACAGTTCCAGGACTCGCTGGTGAGCTGCACGGGGCTCGCGGCCACGGCCTGCTCGGGCGCGTCATCGCGCTCCGGCGCGAAGGGCACGCGGAACAGCACCCCGGTGTCGCTGGCGTCAATCACGCCATCCGCGTTGGAGTCGGTGAAGAACTGCACGACGTACAGGAAGCGCCCGTCGCGAGAGAACACCGGCTGCCCGGTCTGTCCCGGCAGGTCCAGCGCCAGCGCGACAGGGGCCGAGCCCGGACGGTCCAACCGCAGGGCCTCCAGATGGGTCGACGCCCTCGCGGCGAAGCCAGGCCCCACGGCCTTCACGGAGCGCTCGACGGGCACGTACACCAGCCAGCGTCCATCCGGGGTGAGGGTGGGGCTGGTCAGGTTGCGCTCGACGAGTGGCTTCACGCTCCACTCGCGACCCAGCGTCACCCGCGACAGCCGCAGGTCCCCCTGGATGGTGCTCCGGCTCACCAAGGCGACGTGCGACGTGTCGATCCACTCCGCCTGCAAGGCGCTGGCGTCGTCACCGAGGCAGCGGCGCTCATCAGCGGCGGGCAGGTTCCTCACGCACAGCTGGCCACCGGCCTGGTCCCGGAACGAGATGTAGAGCAGGTGCTTCCCATCGGGGCTGATGCGCGGCCAGGTCACCTCGGCGCCTTCGTCGAAGAGGCGGCGCTCTCGGCCCTGCTCCAGGTCCTGGGAGTAGATCTCCGTCGCGATGTTGCGGTTGGACGCGAAGAACAGCGTGTTCCCATCCGGGCTCAGCTGTCCCAGGAACTGGTCTCCCACGCCGACGGTGAGCCGGGTGGGCGTGCGCAGCCCGCCGTCATTCTCGTCATCCTGCGCCTGGGCGCCGCTCGCGAGGAGCAGGGCCAGGACCCAGGACCACGGCGCTCGAGGCGTCAGCACTTCTTCTCTCCCCAGGTCCCGTCCGCGGCCTCCACCCACCCGCCGCAGACCACGCCCTCCGCGTGCACCTTCCGCCAGTTCTGGCGCAGTGTCTCCTCGGGCACTCCCGGGCGGACCGTCCCCATCCACTTCCACAGTTGGAGGCGGGCCCGGTTCACGCGCTCCACCAGGGCGACGTCGTCCGGCATCAGCCGCCCCGTCTGGCAGCGGCGGCGGGTGTCCGCCAGGAGCCCGTCCTTGCCCTCACCCACGCAGTGGCGCCGCAGCAGCTCGTCGACGCGGTCCGCCTGCGTCCGTCCGAGGTTCTCGACCAGGGGAGGGGGCTGCATGCCCAGCTCCTCCAGTTGATTGGGCGTGAGCGGAACAGGCGTCGGGTTCATCGCCGCGCGGGCGAGCCGCTGCTCCACGTCCCGGAACGAGCCGGAGGCCTGTTCCTCGAGCGCCGTCGCGCGGTCCACCATGACGATTTCCGGCGCGCTGATGCAGCCAGAAGCGGCGAGCACGGCGAGCAGCGGCAACCCGCGGTGTTTCATGGCGTGGCCTCCAAGGGGGGCATGGATTTGAGGAGCTGATCGACGATGGGCCCCATGGGAATGCCCCGGATTTCGTCGATGCTGACCAG
This window contains:
- a CDS encoding DUF1318 domain-containing protein; the encoded protein is MKHRGLPLLAVLAASGCISAPEIVMVDRATALEEQASGSFRDVEQRLARAAMNPTPVPLTPNQLEELGMQPPPLVENLGRTQADRVDELLRRHCVGEGKDGLLADTRRRCQTGRLMPDDVALVERVNRARLQLWKWMGTVRPGVPEETLRQNWRKVHAEGVVCGGWVEAADGTWGEKKC